A region from the Camelus ferus isolate YT-003-E chromosome 1, BCGSAC_Cfer_1.0, whole genome shotgun sequence genome encodes:
- the CLDN8 gene encoding claudin-8 produces MATYALQIAGLVLGGVGMVGTVAVTVMPQWRVSAFIGSNIVVFENLWEGLWMSCMRHANIRMQCKIYDSLLALSPDLQASRGLMCAASVLAFLAFMTAILGMKCTRCTGDDEKVKGHILLTAGAIFIVTGFVVLVPVSWVANSIIRDFYNPIVDAAQKRELGEALYIGWTTALVLIAGGALFCCVSCSNAKSHSYRYSIPSHRTTQKSYHMEKKSPSVYSKSQYV; encoded by the coding sequence ATGGCTACCTATGCCCTGCAAATCGCTGGACTGGTGCTTGGTGGTGTTGGAATGGTGGGCACAGTGGCTGTCACCGTCATGCCTCAGTGGAGAGTGTCTGCTTTCATTGGAAGCAACATTGTGGTTTTTGAAAACCTCTGGGAAGGACTGTGGATGAGTTGCATGAGGCACGCTAACATCAGAATGCAGTGCAAAATCTACGATTCCCTGCTGGCTCTGTCTCCAGACCTACAGGCATCCAGAGGACTGATGTGTGCTGCTTCCGTGCTGGCCTTCCTGGCTTTCATGACGGCCATCCTCGGCATGAAGTGCACCAGGTGCACTGGGGACGACGAGAAAGTGAAGGGTCACATCCTTCTAACGGCTGGAGCCATCTTCATCGTCACTGGCTTTGTGGTGCTCGTCCCTGTGAGCTGGGTTGCCAATTCCATCATCAGAGATTTCTACAACCCGATAGTGGATGCTGCCCAGAAACGTGAGCTTGGAGAAGCTCTCTACATCGGCTGGACCACGGCGCTGGTGCTGATTGCAGGAGGGGCGCTGTTCTGTTGTGTTTCTTGCAGCAATGCCAAGAGCCATAGCTACAGGTACTCCATACCTTCCCACCGAACAACCCAGAAAAGCTATCACATGGAGAAGAAGTCACCGAGTGTGTACTCCAAAAGTCAGTATGTgtag